A window of the Pangasianodon hypophthalmus isolate fPanHyp1 chromosome 12, fPanHyp1.pri, whole genome shotgun sequence genome harbors these coding sequences:
- the sh2d4bb gene encoding SH2 domain-containing protein 4B gives MMQQILQDMYIEPDLLQELNEEQKQILFYKIREEQVRRWNERESRDPSSNVRKRSDRRGIQWLLGSDGEVWVWVMGEAQGDKPYNDIVEELMEERARKQAKREARELWRMKEAEIEKKFRDAMAKEKARFVAEKWKEETDDRKAAKQEEEEEDRIREELKKCEQEERQKGEEEIRQTEERRAKELFISLKQEEKRSERDDKEWQEQLRRSKAADEEMKCKARRARDEYKRQSLRAIEKGLVAGLSGLFLKTHLNGSGQNRRHSDVIERPSTTPADASQSQSAVGSAVAPVQCHRRQNRRYSSPQTQSITEGPVWIRPPRPTSRDSIMRWFKEEQKPRRAGYERSGNAIAPWFHGIISRQDSESLLMNASEGCFLVRVSERIWGYTLSYRTASGFKHFLIDASGDYYSFLGVDQNRHATLADLIDFHKEEVITTSGGELLLDSCKLRGSTPDYGGLFQ, from the exons ATGATGCAGCAAATTCTTCAAGATATGTACATCGAGCCTGATCTGCTACAGGAGCTAAATGAGGAACAGAAGCAGATTCTTTTCTATAAGATCCGTGAGGAGCAGGTGCGCCGCTGGAACGAGAGGGAGAGCAGAGACCCCAGTTCAAATGTCCGCAAGAGGA GTGACCGTAGAGGCATTCAGTGGCTGCTGGGCTCTGATGGTGAGGTGTGGGTCTGGGTCATGGGGGAGGCCCAAGGAGACAAACCCTACAATGACATAGTAGAAGAGCTGATGGAGGAGAGAGCCAGGAAACAGGCCAAGCGAGAGGCACGGGAACTCTG GCGTATGAAGGAAGCAGAGATTGAAAAGAAGTTTCGGGATGCCATGGCAAAGGAGAAGGCTCGGTTTGTAGCGGAGAAGTGGAAGGAGGAGACAGATGACAGAAAGGCAGCCAagcaagaggaggaggaagaggatcgTATTCGAGAGGAGCTGAAG AAATGTGAGCaggaggaaagacagaaaggtGAGGAGGAAATCCGGCAAACAGAGGAAAGGCGAGCGAAGGAGCTGTTCATCTCTCTGAAgcaggaggaaaagagaagcgAAAGGGATGACAAGGAATGGCAGGAACAAT TGCGCCGCTCCAAAGCGGCTGATGAGGAGATGAAGTGTAAGGCTCGCCGCGCCAGAGATGAGTACAAACGCCAGTCCCTGCGCGCCATCGAGAAAGGCCTCGTGGCTGGCCTCAGTGGACTGTTCCTGAAGACACATCTGAATGGCTCGGGTCAGAACCGACGCCACAGTGACGTTATCGAGCGGCCATCAACTACTCCTGCTGATGCTAGCCAATCACAATCTGCTGTTGGAAGTGCGGTCGCCCCTGTCCAGTGCCACCGCAGACAGAACCGCAGATACAGCAGCCCACAGACACAGTCAATAACAGAGGG CCCAGTGTGGATTCGGCCACCTAGGCCAACTTCTCGTGATTCCATCATGCGGTGGTTTAAGGAGGAGCAAAAACCCAGAAGAGCCGGCTATGAGAGGAGCGGTAACGCCATTGCCCCTTGGTTCCATG GGATCATCTCTCGGCAAGATTCGGAGTCCTTGCTAATGAATGCTTCTGAAGGCTGTTTCTTAGTAAGAGTGAGTGAAAGGATCTGGGGATACACTCTGTCCTACCGGACGGCCTCTGGCTTCAAACATTTTCTCATCGATGCCTCGGGTGATTACTACAGCTTCCTTGGAGTGGATCAAAACCGCCATGCTACTTTAGCTGACCTCATCGACTTCCATAAG gAGGAGGTGATAACCACATCTGGAGGAGAGCTGCTGCTGGACTCTTGCAAGCTCAGAGGCTCTACGCCAGATTATGGAGGACTCTTTCAGTGA